A genomic segment from Octopus sinensis linkage group LG4, ASM634580v1, whole genome shotgun sequence encodes:
- the LOC115210463 gene encoding cyclin-B1-2-like, producing the protein MNFSQVVRNLNNVYEMERRQKRVRNYFRDGQHNFQPEDRKAVVNWMIACADYYESVLDVIHLSVALFDLFLSSRSSPPISSEKLQCVGATCLRIAFDTIYNRVTDEGNDVIHMTSRVDPESSLEELHRMHISVSERFHGRMFFMTPYVFVSYYQIILKLEPRHDLYSMMNYLVELALYDDFLSVRNYFPPSLVAAAALYTGITVFNFRDEWFEDLTVLTGYNEQEEQLQVVHERMKLLLASACLGGRKHSTQARYDLPENNHVSAIDYSSIY; encoded by the coding sequence ATGAATTTTTCACAGGTTGTTAGAAATTtaaacaatgtatatgaaatggaaagACGGCAAAAAAGAGTCCGTAATTATTTTCGAGATGGTCAGCATAATTTTCAGCCTGAAGATCGTAAGGCTGTGGTCAACTGGATGATAGCATGCGCAGATTATTACGAGAGCGTTTTGGATGTCATCCACCTGTCAGTTGCATTATTTGACTTATTCCTGTCTTCTAGAAGCTCACCACCGATTTCAAGCGAAAAACTGCAATGTGTTGGAGCTACATGCCTTAGAATCGCCTTTGACACAATATATAATCGTGTAACAGATGAGGGTAATGATGTTATTCATATGACATCTAGAGTTGACCCGGAGTCTTCTTTAGAAGAGCTTCATAGGATGCACATTTCGGTTTCTGAACGTTTTCATGGTAGGATGTTTTTTATGACTCCATATGTCTTCGTTTCGTATTACCAGATTATTCTCAAATTAGAACCTCGTCACGATTTGTATAGTATGATGAACTATTTAGTGGAACTAGCGCTATATGATGACTTTCTCAGCGTAAGAAATTACTTTCCACCAAGTCTTGTAGCGGCAGCTGCTCTTTATACAGGGATAACTGTCTTTAACTTTCGTGACGAATGGTTTGAGGACTTGACAGTTCTGACAGGGTATAATGAACAAGAGGAACAGTTGCAAGTTGTTCATGAACGCATgaaattattattagcatcagcTTGTCTTGGAGGAAGGAAACATTCAACACAGGCAAGATACGATTTGCCAGAGAACAACCATGTGAGCGCTATTGATTATTCAAGCatttattaa
- the LOC115210464 gene encoding cyclin-B2-1-like, with translation MDFSDVVRNLRNVYEHERRQKKVRNYFRDGHHNFQPEDRKVVVNWMISCVDYYYGLMDILHLSVTLFDLFLSSEKSPLFSREKLQCVGAICIKIAFDTIYNAKTDEGFAIVAMTSRVDPESSIDELRRIYILVINRFRGKTFFVTPYVFLSYYHIILKLEPHHDLYSMTNYVLELALYDDFLSVKCYYKPSLVAATALYTGIIALGFHTRWFDDLSVLTGYNGEEIDINDVHERMKFLLKTAYLEPKIHSTQARYYLQENNYMSTFDYSHLRYHGN, from the exons ATGGATTTTTCAGATGTTGTTAGAAATTTAAGAAATGTATATGAACATGAAAGACGACAGAAGAAAGTCCGTAATTATTTTCGAGATGGTCACCATAATTTTCAGCCTGAAGATCGTAAG gttgtggtcaACTGGATGATATCATGTGTAGATTATTACTACGGTCTTATGGATATCTTACACCTATCAGTTACATTATTTGACTTATTCTTGTCTTCTGAAAAGTCACCGCTGTTTTCACGCGAAAAACTGCAATGTGTTGGAGCTATATGtattaaaattgcttttgacACAATATATAATGCTAAAACAGATGAGGGTTTTGCAATTGTTGCTATGACATCCAGAGTCGACCCAGAGTCTTCTATAGATGAGCTTCgtagaatatatattttggttattAACCGTTTCAGAGGTAAAACGTTTTTTGTTACTCCTTATGTCTTTCTTTCGTATTACCATATTATTCTCAAATTGGAACCCCATCACGATTTGTATAGTATGACCAACTATGTATTGGAACTAGCGCTATATGATGACTTTCTTAGCGTAAAATGTTACTATAAACCAAGTCTTGTAGCGGCAACCGCTCTTTATACGGGGATAATTGCACTTGGCTTCCACACCAGATGGTTTGATGACTTGTCAGTTCTGACAGGGTATAATGGAGAGGAGATAGACATAAATGATGTTCATGAACGCATGAAATTCTTATTAAAAACAGCTTACCTTGAACCAAAGATACATTCAACACAGGCACGTTACTATTTGCAAGAGAACAACTATATGAGCACTTTTGACTATTCGCACCTTCGTTATCATGGTAATTAA